From a region of the Suncus etruscus isolate mSunEtr1 chromosome 11, mSunEtr1.pri.cur, whole genome shotgun sequence genome:
- the FMNL3 gene encoding formin-like protein 3 isoform X2 yields the protein MGNLESAEGGPGEPPAVSLLPPPGKMPMPEPCELEERFALVLSSMNLPPDKARLLRQYDNEKKWDLICDQERFQVKNPPHTYIQKLQSFLDPNVTRKKFRRRVQESTKVLRELEISLRTNHIGWVREFLNDENKGLDVLVDYLSFAQCSVMFDFEGLESGDDGAFDKLRSWSRSIEDLQPPSALSAPFTNSLARSARQSVLRYSTLPGRRALKNSRLVSQKDDVHVCILCLRAIMNYQYGFNLVMSHPHAVNEIALSLNNKNPRTKALVLELLAAVCLVRGGHEIILAAFDNFKEVCKELHRFEKLMEYFRNEDSNIDFMVACMQFINIVVHSVEDMNFRVHLQYEFTKLGLEEFLQKSRHTESEKLQVQIQAYLDNVFDVGGLLEDAETKNVALEKVEELEEHVSHLTEKLLDLENENMMRVAELEKQLLQREKELENIKETYENTSHQVHTLRRLIKEKEEAFQRHCHLEPNAQGLESAGSEILTRVGPAELSEGLSPSELDLLTPASPPEEVLPLPPPPAPPLPPPPPPLPDKCPPAPPLPGAPPSVVLTVGLSAIRIKKPIKTKFRLPVFNWTALKPNQISGTVFSELDDEKILEDLDLDKFEELFKTKAQGPALDLICSKNKTAQKAASKVTLLEANRAKNLAITLRKAGRSAEEICRAIHTFDLQTLPVDFVECLMRFLPTEAEVKLLRQYERERQPLEELAAEDRFMLLFSKVERLTQRMAGMAFLGNFQDNLQMLTPQLNAIIAASASVKSSQKLKQMLEIILALGNYMNSSKRGAVYGFKLQSLDLLLDTKSTDRKMTLLHFIALTVKEKYPELANFWHELHFVEKAAAVSLENVLLDVKELGRGMELIRRECSIHDHSILRNFLSTNEGKLDKLQRDAKTAEEAYNAVVRYFGESPKTTPPSVFFPVFVRFVRSYKEAEQENEARKKQEEVMREKQLAQEAKKLDAKSPAQRNKWQQQELIAELRRRQAKEHRPVYEGKDGTIEDIITGLHHHSIVVHHQARSSAPPSGPPRAPGPH from the exons AGCTCCATGAATCTGCCTCCTGACAAGGCCCGGCTCCTGCGACAGTATGACAATGAGAAGAAATGGGATCTCATTTGTGACCAG GAACGGTTCCAGGTGAAGAATCCTCCCCACACCTACATTCAGAAACTCCAGAGCTTCTTGGACCCCAACGTAACCCGGAAG AAGTTCAGGAGGAGAGTGCAGGAATCAACCAAGGTATTGAGGGAGCTGGAGATCTCACTTCGGACCAACCACATTGG GTGGGTGCGGGAGTTCCTGAATGATGAAAACAAAGGCTTGGATGTACTGGTGGATTACCTGTCCTTCGCCCAGTGTTCTGTCAT GTTTGACTTTGAGGGTCTGGAGAGTGGTGACGATGGTGCATTTGACAAGCTACGCTCCTGGAGCAGGTCCATCGAGGACCTGCAGCCCCCCAGCGCCCTGTCTGCCCCCTTCACCAACAGCCTCGCTCGCTCTGCGCGCCAGTCTGTACTCCG GTACAGCACCCTCCCAGGGCGCAGGGCCCTGAAGAACTCACGTTTAGTGAGCCAGAAGGACGATGTCCATGTGTGCATCCTCTGTCTCAGGGCCATCATGAACTATCAG TACGGATTCAACCTGGTCATGTCCCACCCCCATGCTGTCAATGAGATTGCACTCAGTCTCAACAATAAGAACCCCAG GACCAAAGCCCTTGTCCTAGAGCTCCTGGCAGCTGTGTGTTTGGTGCGGGGAGGTCATGAAATCATTCTTGCTGCCTTCGACAATTTCAAAGAG GTCTGCAAGGAGCTACACCGCTTTGAGAAGCTGATGGAGTATTTCCGGAATGAGGACAGCAACATCGACTTCATG GTGGCCTGCATGCAATTTATCAACATTGTGGTGCACTCAGTGGAGGATATGAATTTCCGGGTCCACCTGCAGTATGAGTTTACAAAGTTAGGGCTGGAGGAGTTCTTGCAG AAGTCACGGCACACGGAAAGTGAGAAGCTGCAAGTGCAGATTCAGGCCTACCTGGACAATGTGTTTGATGTTGGGGGTTTGTTGGAGGATGCTGAGACCAAGAATGTGGCCCTGGAGAAGGTGGAGGAGCTGGAGGAGCACGTTTCTCAT CTTACAGAGAAGCTTCTGGATCTAGAGAACGAGAATATGATGCGAGTAGCAGAACTAGAGAAGCAGCTGCTGCAGCGGGAGAAGGAACTGGAGAACATCAAG GAGACTTATGAGAACACGAGCCACCAGGTACACACCCTTCGGCGGCTCAttaaggagaaagaggaagcctTTCAGCGCCACTGCCACCTGGAACCCAATGCTCAGGGTCTGGAGTCAGCAGGTAGTGAGATCCTGACTCGGGTGGGCCCTGCGGAGCTGAGTGAAGGCCTGTCACCATCCGAACTGGACCTCCTGACTCCAGCTTCACCTCCTGAGGAGGTTCTACCTCTGCCTCCACCACCAGCACCTCCACTGCCCCCTCCACCACCCCCATTACCGG ACAAGTGTCCTCCAGCCCCACCTCTTCCTGGTGCTCCACCCTCTGTGGTATTGACAGTAGGCCTGTCAG CCATTCGCATCAAGAAACCTATCAAGACCAAGTTCCGGCTGCCTGTCTTCAACTGGACAGCACTAAAACCCAACCAGATCAGTGGCACTGTCTTCAGCGAACTTGATGATGAAAAGATCTTGGAG GACCTGGACCTGGATAAGTTTGAGGAACTATTCAAGACAAAAGCCCAGGGCCCTGCACTTGACCTCATCTGCTCCAAGAACAAGACAGCTCAAAAGGCTGCCAGCAAGGTTACCTTGTTAGAAGCCAATCGTGCCAAGAACCTGGCAATCACTCTGCGCAAGGCTGGCCGCTCAGCTGAGGAGATCTGCAGGGCCATCCACAC GTTTGACCTACAGACGCTCCCTGTGGACTTCGTGGAGTGCCTGATGCGCTTCCTACCTACAGAGGCTGAGGTGAAGCTACTGCGGCAGTATGAGCGGGAACGGCAGCCCCTGGAGGAATTGGCAGCTGAGGACCGGTTCATGCTGCTCTTCAGCAAGGTGGAGCGGCTGACCCAGAGAATGGCAGGCATGGCCTTCCTGGGCAACTTCCAGGATAACCTGCAGATGCTCACACCG CAACTTAATGCCATCATTGCAGCCTCTGCCTCTGTCAAGTCCTCACAGAAGCTGAAACAGATGCTGGAG atcatactTGCACTGGGAAACTACATGAACAGCAGCAAGCGAGGAGCTGTGTATGGCTTTAAGCTCCAGAGCCTGGACCTG CTGCTGGACACCAAGTCCACTGACAGGAAGATGACCTTGCTACACTTCATCGCTTTGACAGTGAAGGAGAAGTACCCAGAGTTGGCAAACTTTTGGCATGAGCTGCACTTTGTGGAGAAGGCGGCGGCAG TGTCTCTGGAGAACGTGCTGCTGGATGTTAAGGAGCTGGGCCGGGGCATGGAGCTGATTCGGCGTGAATGCAGCATACACGACCATAGCATCCTTCGGAACTTCCTTAGCACCAATGAAGGCAAGCTGGACAAGCTGCAGCGTGATGCCAAGACAGCCGAG GAGGCCTACAATGCAGTTGTTCGCTACTTTGGTGAGAGTCCCAAGACCACACCTCCTTCTGTGTTCTTCCCAGTCTTTGTTCGGTTCGTTCGATCTTACAAG GAAGCAGAACAGGAGAATGAAGCCCGCAAGAAACAGGAGGAAGTTATGCGGGAGAAGCAGCTGGCTCAGGAAGCCAAGAAATTGGATGCCAAG TCCCCAGCTCAGCGGAACAAGTGGCAACAGCAGGAACTTATTGCAGAATTAAGGCGGCGCCAAGCGAAGGAGCACCGACCTGTTTACGAAGGGAAAGATGGTACCATTGAGGACATCATCACAG GCCTTCACCACCACTCCATTGTTGTTCACCACCAAGCCAGGAGTTCTGCACCACCCAGTGGCCCCCCTCGAGCTCCAGGCCCCCACTGA
- the FMNL3 gene encoding formin-like protein 3 isoform X1, which translates to MGNLESAEGGPGEPPAVSLLPPPGKMPMPEPCELEERFALVLSSMNLPPDKARLLRQYDNEKKWDLICDQERFQVKNPPHTYIQKLQSFLDPNVTRKKFRRRVQESTKVLRELEISLRTNHIGWVREFLNDENKGLDVLVDYLSFAQCSVMFDFEGLESGDDGAFDKLRSWSRSIEDLQPPSALSAPFTNSLARSARQSVLRYSTLPGRRALKNSRLVSQKDDVHVCILCLRAIMNYQYGFNLVMSHPHAVNEIALSLNNKNPRTKALVLELLAAVCLVRGGHEIILAAFDNFKEVCKELHRFEKLMEYFRNEDSNIDFMVACMQFINIVVHSVEDMNFRVHLQYEFTKLGLEEFLQKSRHTESEKLQVQIQAYLDNVFDVGGLLEDAETKNVALEKVEELEEHVSHLTEKLLDLENENMMRVAELEKQLLQREKELENIKETYENTSHQVHTLRRLIKEKEEAFQRHCHLEPNAQGLESAGSEILTRVGPAELSEGLSPSELDLLTPASPPEEVLPLPPPPAPPLPPPPPPLPDKCPPAPPLPGAPPSVVLTVGLSAIRIKKPIKTKFRLPVFNWTALKPNQISGTVFSELDDEKILEDLDLDKFEELFKTKAQGPALDLICSKNKTAQKAASKVTLLEANRAKNLAITLRKAGRSAEEICRAIHTFDLQTLPVDFVECLMRFLPTEAEVKLLRQYERERQPLEELAAEDRFMLLFSKVERLTQRMAGMAFLGNFQDNLQMLTPQLNAIIAASASVKSSQKLKQMLEIILALGNYMNSSKRGAVYGFKLQSLDLLLDTKSTDRKMTLLHFIALTVKEKYPELANFWHELHFVEKAAAVSLENVLLDVKELGRGMELIRRECSIHDHSILRNFLSTNEGKLDKLQRDAKTAEEAYNAVVRYFGESPKTTPPSVFFPVFVRFVRSYKEAEQENEARKKQEEVMREKQLAQEAKKLDAKSPAQRNKWQQQELIAELRRRQAKEHRPVYEGKDGTIEDIITVLKSVPFTARTAKRGSRFFCEAAHHDESNC; encoded by the exons AGCTCCATGAATCTGCCTCCTGACAAGGCCCGGCTCCTGCGACAGTATGACAATGAGAAGAAATGGGATCTCATTTGTGACCAG GAACGGTTCCAGGTGAAGAATCCTCCCCACACCTACATTCAGAAACTCCAGAGCTTCTTGGACCCCAACGTAACCCGGAAG AAGTTCAGGAGGAGAGTGCAGGAATCAACCAAGGTATTGAGGGAGCTGGAGATCTCACTTCGGACCAACCACATTGG GTGGGTGCGGGAGTTCCTGAATGATGAAAACAAAGGCTTGGATGTACTGGTGGATTACCTGTCCTTCGCCCAGTGTTCTGTCAT GTTTGACTTTGAGGGTCTGGAGAGTGGTGACGATGGTGCATTTGACAAGCTACGCTCCTGGAGCAGGTCCATCGAGGACCTGCAGCCCCCCAGCGCCCTGTCTGCCCCCTTCACCAACAGCCTCGCTCGCTCTGCGCGCCAGTCTGTACTCCG GTACAGCACCCTCCCAGGGCGCAGGGCCCTGAAGAACTCACGTTTAGTGAGCCAGAAGGACGATGTCCATGTGTGCATCCTCTGTCTCAGGGCCATCATGAACTATCAG TACGGATTCAACCTGGTCATGTCCCACCCCCATGCTGTCAATGAGATTGCACTCAGTCTCAACAATAAGAACCCCAG GACCAAAGCCCTTGTCCTAGAGCTCCTGGCAGCTGTGTGTTTGGTGCGGGGAGGTCATGAAATCATTCTTGCTGCCTTCGACAATTTCAAAGAG GTCTGCAAGGAGCTACACCGCTTTGAGAAGCTGATGGAGTATTTCCGGAATGAGGACAGCAACATCGACTTCATG GTGGCCTGCATGCAATTTATCAACATTGTGGTGCACTCAGTGGAGGATATGAATTTCCGGGTCCACCTGCAGTATGAGTTTACAAAGTTAGGGCTGGAGGAGTTCTTGCAG AAGTCACGGCACACGGAAAGTGAGAAGCTGCAAGTGCAGATTCAGGCCTACCTGGACAATGTGTTTGATGTTGGGGGTTTGTTGGAGGATGCTGAGACCAAGAATGTGGCCCTGGAGAAGGTGGAGGAGCTGGAGGAGCACGTTTCTCAT CTTACAGAGAAGCTTCTGGATCTAGAGAACGAGAATATGATGCGAGTAGCAGAACTAGAGAAGCAGCTGCTGCAGCGGGAGAAGGAACTGGAGAACATCAAG GAGACTTATGAGAACACGAGCCACCAGGTACACACCCTTCGGCGGCTCAttaaggagaaagaggaagcctTTCAGCGCCACTGCCACCTGGAACCCAATGCTCAGGGTCTGGAGTCAGCAGGTAGTGAGATCCTGACTCGGGTGGGCCCTGCGGAGCTGAGTGAAGGCCTGTCACCATCCGAACTGGACCTCCTGACTCCAGCTTCACCTCCTGAGGAGGTTCTACCTCTGCCTCCACCACCAGCACCTCCACTGCCCCCTCCACCACCCCCATTACCGG ACAAGTGTCCTCCAGCCCCACCTCTTCCTGGTGCTCCACCCTCTGTGGTATTGACAGTAGGCCTGTCAG CCATTCGCATCAAGAAACCTATCAAGACCAAGTTCCGGCTGCCTGTCTTCAACTGGACAGCACTAAAACCCAACCAGATCAGTGGCACTGTCTTCAGCGAACTTGATGATGAAAAGATCTTGGAG GACCTGGACCTGGATAAGTTTGAGGAACTATTCAAGACAAAAGCCCAGGGCCCTGCACTTGACCTCATCTGCTCCAAGAACAAGACAGCTCAAAAGGCTGCCAGCAAGGTTACCTTGTTAGAAGCCAATCGTGCCAAGAACCTGGCAATCACTCTGCGCAAGGCTGGCCGCTCAGCTGAGGAGATCTGCAGGGCCATCCACAC GTTTGACCTACAGACGCTCCCTGTGGACTTCGTGGAGTGCCTGATGCGCTTCCTACCTACAGAGGCTGAGGTGAAGCTACTGCGGCAGTATGAGCGGGAACGGCAGCCCCTGGAGGAATTGGCAGCTGAGGACCGGTTCATGCTGCTCTTCAGCAAGGTGGAGCGGCTGACCCAGAGAATGGCAGGCATGGCCTTCCTGGGCAACTTCCAGGATAACCTGCAGATGCTCACACCG CAACTTAATGCCATCATTGCAGCCTCTGCCTCTGTCAAGTCCTCACAGAAGCTGAAACAGATGCTGGAG atcatactTGCACTGGGAAACTACATGAACAGCAGCAAGCGAGGAGCTGTGTATGGCTTTAAGCTCCAGAGCCTGGACCTG CTGCTGGACACCAAGTCCACTGACAGGAAGATGACCTTGCTACACTTCATCGCTTTGACAGTGAAGGAGAAGTACCCAGAGTTGGCAAACTTTTGGCATGAGCTGCACTTTGTGGAGAAGGCGGCGGCAG TGTCTCTGGAGAACGTGCTGCTGGATGTTAAGGAGCTGGGCCGGGGCATGGAGCTGATTCGGCGTGAATGCAGCATACACGACCATAGCATCCTTCGGAACTTCCTTAGCACCAATGAAGGCAAGCTGGACAAGCTGCAGCGTGATGCCAAGACAGCCGAG GAGGCCTACAATGCAGTTGTTCGCTACTTTGGTGAGAGTCCCAAGACCACACCTCCTTCTGTGTTCTTCCCAGTCTTTGTTCGGTTCGTTCGATCTTACAAG GAAGCAGAACAGGAGAATGAAGCCCGCAAGAAACAGGAGGAAGTTATGCGGGAGAAGCAGCTGGCTCAGGAAGCCAAGAAATTGGATGCCAAG TCCCCAGCTCAGCGGAACAAGTGGCAACAGCAGGAACTTATTGCAGAATTAAGGCGGCGCCAAGCGAAGGAGCACCGACCTGTTTACGAAGGGAAAGATGGTACCATTGAGGACATCATCACAG TGCTGAAGAGTGTCCCTTTCACGGCCCGCACAGCCAAGCGGGGCTCACGCTTCTTCTGTGAGGCAGCCCATCACGATGAGTCAAACTGTTAG